CAGAGTGGAGGTGGATGAGAGCCTcaaaatttctttcgaaatattCAGCCGCTGTCCCAAATTCACCACTAAGAACAAACCATAGCATATGTTCCCGAATCTAAAATACCCAACCGGTGACGAGAGTAGCTAGATAGATTCCATGAATCAGTGGGAAGACAACGCAAAAGACGGAACGCGTATGGGAGCTCAAACGACCAAACTACGGAcattcgggaggccgtatcgtatcgtggattatttactgctggctggtttggtgtgagagaaaaacactgttcccggctgaaaatttacgatcgtttacgaggaaGCGAACAGGCTTAAGAAAGCGAGGCTGGAAAATGGGCCGGAAATTCCTTGGGTTTGGACCAGAAATCCGACCGGCTAATTTTACGCAGGGAATCAGACGTGCACCGGACAGCCTTGGCGCTGTACACCGCTGGGTCTTGGGCGCTGTACACCGCACCGTGCGGTGCCAGCCGAGCGCGCCGAGAGAAAACGGACCGTGACCGAGCGCCGCGGGTCTGATCGCAGCGCTGCTCCTTGCCGTTCTGAAATTCCACGAACCTGACAGTGACAGAAATCCAACCTCAAATACGAAACAACGAACAGAGAGAGGCCAGGGAGGGAAAACTGCGGCAGAAGGAAAGATCAAGCAAGTAGTAGTCGGACCAGGCAGATTGGGATTGCGGACGGCTGCGGGCTGCCCCTGGAGTTCAATCTACTGCAAATCCAACCAGCAGAAAAGGAGAGGGAAAACGTGGAGCAAACTGCCCTGTGCTGAGGACGAGCGGAAGACCACCGGCGGCCACGAGCACTCGCAGGTGCTGCGCTGCTGTGCGCTAGGAGCCGAGCAAGCCTCCACTGAAGGGCCACCGGTGCCCGAACCTGTGTGCGCTGCCTGCACCTCCGATTAGCACCAGAGGACCTCGAGCAGAGACGAGTGCAACGAACAGAGAAGAACGAACAGAAAAGGGGCGGCCAAAAACGAACCAAAACACGATCAAATCACCATGATTCGTTTCCAAAATTTGCACAGATACAATTCAACTAGGAACATCCTATCCCAAAAAGATCATCACCTTAAATCAATCCAAACTCCAGGGCTGCACGATTTTGGGAAAAACGGGAAAACGAAGAACAGAGAACCAAAACGCGAAAAACAAAAACACACGACACCATGATTCCGAATACCGAAGGGCACGGTGAGGCTAGGGCCTCGCTTCCCAACTCGAATTTCACAAGTGTTTACACAAATTTAGAATTCGTCGACCTCAAGAACAAATCCGAGGGCGACTAAATGAGGAAAAAAATTAAAATGTCGAAAGGTGAGATTGAGTGGAGGCAGCCCTATCTTATCTATATGCCTATTAAATAATTTTACTAATACCGCTAAGTATTTTAGGACAAACTATCTAACGTGAGGGCATTATGATCGAACCTGATTTCTTGCTTCGTCTCGACGCAAGCTCTGTGATCCTGCCACGTGCCGTCCCGTTTCTCCTCGGAACCTCCACCTAAGTTTTGAGGCCTAAACCCGGAAACCGTCcgtccgatggttttgaggtccaaaccatcaaaccgtccgcgagtagcgtactccgtACGCGTCCCCCGCAACTCGACGCGTGTTACCTCCGTACTCGACCGCTCGGGCGCCAAGTCTTCCAGAGCCTCGCTCGACTTgcacgtccgccgtcttgactcggtcaacacggtcactccTCCATATACACCTGCGCTTGTCGATGTCCCCAGATGTCAGCCACCGCGACTAGTCACCCGGACTCCTAGTCCCTCAGttcaagcctcacgtccgtccttcaccactCTCGGTtcatcggcacggcacgtccctacttgaccttcacctcgccgtcgaccaccgcttCCAAGCTCCGCACCTACGCACCacgagccaagagacatgttgcacaacctaACTCACGCTATGGTTAGTTTATAAACTCAACCCAAGACGcgaatcacgttgacaatcaTTCGTCACAAATCCGAACCACAAGGGTACGTATTTGTGTTCATGGTTAGAGAAAAGAATAAAGTTCGATCCAATCCACGTCACGTTCTGAAGCCTATATGTGGTTTTTTCTGACGAAACAAAACAGAAAGGGGGTTTCTCCTCTTCTTTTCAGGGGCATGTTCTGGGTGGAAAACCTGGCCCCTGAAGCCGAGCAGCTCCTTCCCACTGTGTGTGATCCAAAAGAAAACAGAATGGGGTCCCTTCATTTTCTCCCCATCAAGCTGTACGAGATCGAAGGAGGCCACGTGAATCTTTAATCTTCCTTTTACTCTCCTCGCATTGCATGTACAGTACAACAACATATGGCGAAATGAACAACACAAACAGTATATACTCTACAGCAGTCAGATCCTGCCTATCACCACCGTCAACGCTAACCTGTCAAAAGTTTAACAGGCTGGGCTACCAAAACGGTCACTGAGATTGGGGGTGGAAGTATTGCATCCCAGGAGGTGGCTGCATGGGCCCGCCTGAAAGGAGGGAACTGCAGTCTGAGGCGCTAGGTTCATTGGCATCTGCTACTGAAGTATCGGTGGCGCTGGAGGCAGAGTCTGCGGCATGACAGCCATTTGAGGctgtggaggcggcggcggcggtgctcatGTTGTAAGGCATGCCCATCATTACACCTCCAGGCTGAGAGTTTGATGACGCTGCAATCTTGTCCGCGAGGATAGCAGCAGCTGTCTTATGCTGCTCCATGCCTTGCTGAGAATTTGATGACGCTGCAATCTTTTGAGCGCTTGCATCTTTTGGTCATTTCCATATCCACCATACTCCATGCCTTGCTCAAGCTTATTTTGTGGATTAACCTAAGTAAAGCATTAGTTCATTAATTGTTACTCagttaaaaaaaaacaaactacGAACTTTCACGTACCCTACTCGTTTTATTTTTGGTACCCAACTCGCTCATGCCCACGGGTAGAATTTCACATCCATACCCTGACCCACCGCATACGAAAGCCAGACTACCATCCCTAGTCTCCTGAGAGAGATGATGCCCGCGAATTAATGGTTAATATAATAATATTCACAGCTAAAAAACTGCTGCAGTTGAAATTACAGAGACAATCACCAGGTTCAACTCTTTGAGCTCTTCCTGAGGTGCCTGCCAAAGTGAAATGACAGCAAATAAACAGACCAGAGCCAAACTGGCGGTGTTGTACATCTTCTAGATCGCTATCACAAACTTAAACCCACTACAATTACGCACAAGCAATCTGAAACAATGATTTTCCTTTTCATGATCTGTACAATAATTATCCTGTACACGCTTTTGATGCTACAAAGAGTCCAGCTGGTCGTCGATGTCCTCTGCAAGCTTGTCTATCAACTGCTCCATTGTCTTAATGTACTTGGGCATGTAATGTTCTCCTATCATGGACCTCGCCAGGCGAATCTTACTGTACAAATGTCGGGGTGTCTCATACAGGGCGACGACCTCCTCCTGGGCTCCTTGCTGACTTGTGGTTGCCTCTTCTGCTGCTGGCAATCCAACCATGTGCAATATTTTCCCTGGGGCATATAGCTGGTGTGGCTCTTGAGCAGAGGTTGACGATGATGGCACCTGCTTCTCATCGGTCAAGGACTCTACAAGCTCCATGGTCTCTTCTTCATCTGTTTCTGTCAGTGCTGATCCCTTTTCCTCTCTGTTGTTGTCCTGGATATCTGATTCTTGAAGGTTTAGTTCACCAAGATGGATCGAGACAAGCTCAGCAGCTGTTGCTTCGGTATTTTTCTCAGTTTGGACTTCCGTGCCCTGAATTTGTATTGATGGTTCCTTACTCTGTTTGGGTGCAGCCACACATGACCAGCAAACTAGTGCAGGGCGTTTCGTTACCACAGCATGGGTATCTGCTGAAGGCTTACTCCCAGCCTGCCAAAACACCATGAAGGCATAAGTACTAGACATAATAGATTTACAGTTTCATCTGTTTAAGAACTAGTTCTTGGAGTAAcattttttagcaaaaaaaaaaaacaaatttattATACCTCAGGACTCTCAGATTGTAGCATATCAACATCCACAACCTTAGATCTTGGATCAGAGACAAAGGGCACATGAGATCTTATGAAACTCACAGAACGGTTCACAAAACCTAAGAATCTAGTCTGCTGAATTTGTTTGCGAAGGTCGTGTGCCCAAGACGATGACATAACCTGCCAACATTCAGTacaatagtatatatatatatatatatgttttcttTTAAGGGAAGTAATTGTTTGAAGAATAATTATCCTTCCTTCTAACCAACCACTTAACTATTCAATATAATTCTGTGTTCCACTTTGCTTAGATACTCAAATATCAGCAAATGAATTGGCCGAGAGGTACCTCTATACGAAGCTTGGCAGCAGAAGCTATGCCAAGAGATGGCACTACGTCATTTCTGTTAACAATGGTGGTAACAAAGTCTTTACCCGACTCAGCCAAGTCCCATGTCATGCAAGCAGCTGAATCGCCAGTGGAAATgtaaatatatcaaacaaagcaTTCAAAGAGAAAATTTTCAGACAACAGAGAAACGTTCCAGAGATGTTAGATTCTAGTAATGATCTAGGCTTAGGGATAATTCAGAACAATGTGTTCTAGTGATAGATAGATAGCTCATTACAGCTATCTTAGAACGTCGGTTGCAGTTATCATTAAGCATAAATACAACATAATTATCCTTTGCCATCCTTTTAATTTTTAATATGACTAATACCAGAGCTCTCTTATAAAATGAAAAGTGTGAATGGAAATGCCAACAGGTGAACCAGTGAGCAGTCATTACAAGACATCGTATTGTGGCAGCATGCCAATGTTGCGTTTTAGTGAAGGATACTGTTTGCGAATGGAAATGGAATGCCTTTTCTTAACTTATGTTGTTCAAAGTAAACTATAATTCTCAATGCAGTACCTGGCCCAAATGCAATACAAGTGGATGATGACAGCTTCTCGTTCTCGCGTAGGATGTATGTTAGTATTGTTGCAATCCCAGCTCCCATTGAGTGTCCAATGATCTAAACAAAATAAAGTAAAATGAAGAAAGGGTCAGATGCAAGGCACAAATATTTAACATCATATACTTTTTTTTAAGGAacctggcaggagctctgcctctcAATTAAGGAAGGAAAGAGAGTTTATGTACAGAAACATCATATACTGTCTGTGATAAAAGTTGGATATAAAGAAATGTGGGGCTATATAGAAGTCCCTCCCAAAACAAAAGAAATCATCTAGGATGAACAATAATTAAagcaaaacaaattcaaataaattCCTTCAGGTTCTACACATGAACATTTGAGTAGACATGCACTGGTTAGCTAACAAAATTATAAATACACTGAAATCACATAAATAAATATGAAAGTTTCGTCAAAAACAAATATGAAAGTCAACGAAGAAATGAGATACAACACTATTAAGTTGTTCAGCATTAGTTtcatattaatttgattaattttTTACATTCATGAGTGTGGTCCACTTATTCTCTCTACTCATGGTAGTCATAACTTTAAGCTTGTACCTCAGTACTTTGGCAATCCATTTTCTTAAGATTCTTGCTCAGCACTAGAGAATCCTAAAGTCCATTGATGATACTTTACTGCAAGAGTGCTTAGAAGTTCATTTGCTTTGGCTTTAAGAAAGGAAAAAACACATTTGGCATTTCCAGTTGATAACAACTTGCAGTTCCACTTGCTTTAGCATTCACGACTTATGTTGCTTTTGTGCTATTTACTAGGTAGACAAGTAAGCATCAATTCCGAATTACAGAACTGTAGTTCAATACAGAAGCAGAAAATATAAAAGAACGGACAATAGATGACTCATCAATATGTAATACCATGAGTTTTCGACAATGCAGAATGGTTGAACTTGAACATCAAAAGATCACCTGCAGATACTCGCTAGAGCTGAAGAAATTACCTTAACCTCATACTCTGGGAATTCCTCGATTGCTTTACTCAGGCAAGGAATGGCTTGTTTTGCAATCCATCGAGCTGCTACAACCATTCCACAGTGGGCATAGCCCAACACTAGGTTGGAAACACGACCTTTCTGGACGACAACGTGATGAAATGGAACCTCTGCGCCAGTTGCTGCTGTCAACCGCTCCTTAACACTGATAGCCCCCCTAATGAAAAGGAGAAAGCATTTGCTACTTCTGTCACGAACAATGGTGAAAGCAGGCTTCAGGAGCTGCATGATAGAACAGAATTTCATCCAGTTACTCTTGATTTATTATCAGCAGCGGAATGAACAGAAAAAAAAATTGCCCGTGACAAGTTTGGGATGTTGAGTCTCAACGCATAATTGACAACAGAGAGTTAACTGATACTTACGCACCCTCGCCTTAGATTTATTTATAAGCACATCATTCTGGCTATAACCACCATACTCCAAAAACACGTTGTATGGCTTCTTCGAGAAATACATGCATTGCTTCAGATATCTGAGCAGCGAAATCAGCTCCTGCCTTACCTCAGGCCCATTCAGTAGTACAGAATCACTTCCAGCATACTCATGCTGCAGATTACCCTGTAAGAGTAAACTGACATGTCTCATTTATCCATGACAATATGTAATCTGTCGACATCACGACTTACAGAAATAAGATAAAAGTACAAAGACAAATGAGCAGACCAATTTCTAGAGAAAAAA
The sequence above is drawn from the Miscanthus floridulus cultivar M001 chromosome 15, ASM1932011v1, whole genome shotgun sequence genome and encodes:
- the LOC136508181 gene encoding uncharacterized protein, with protein sequence MGANKGMATAAGTAVLLYLVLSGRLCGDAAGGDGGAALEDQLISSAVSAAAEARRRRKEEARARRASRGTKRRRWPERAPDGWGEAAALAARTVRLTWAETLGKWALGELAFGIKYYMRQQGNLQHEYAGSDSVLLNGPEVRQELISLLRYLKQCMYFSKKPYNVFLEYGGYSQNDVLINKSKARLLKPAFTIVRDRSSKCFLLFIRGAISVKERLTAATGAEVPFHHVVVQKGRVSNLVLGYAHCGMVVAARWIAKQAIPCLSKAIEEFPEYEVKIIGHSMGAGIATILTYILRENEKLSSSTCIAFGPAACMTWDLAESGKDFVTTIVNRNDVVPSLGIASAAKLRIEVMSSSWAHDLRKQIQQTRFLGFVNRSVSFIRSHVPFVSDPRSKVVDVDMLQSESPEAGSKPSADTHAVVTKRPALVCWSCVAAPKQSKEPSIQIQGTEVQTEKNTEATAAELVSIHLGELNLQESDIQDNNREEKGSALTETDEEETMELVESLTDEKQVPSSSTSAQEPHQLYAPGKILHMVGLPAAEEATTSQQGAQEEVVALYETPRHLYSKIRLARSMIGEHYMPKYIKTMEQLIDKLAEDIDDQLDSL